One genomic region from Sphingomonas paeninsulae encodes:
- the queF gene encoding preQ(1) synthase, whose amino-acid sequence MTPKHLGQTSTLPATPAEAVLDYVPNPRLGRPYLVRFTAPEFTSLCPVTGQPDFAHLVIDYAPREMIVESKSLKLFLSSFRNHAAFHEDCTVGIGERLFAEMDPHWLRIGGYWYPRGGIPIDVFWQSGEPPVGLWLPPQDVPGYRGRG is encoded by the coding sequence ATGACACCAAAGCATCTTGGCCAGACCAGCACGCTTCCCGCAACGCCAGCAGAAGCAGTGCTCGATTATGTTCCCAACCCACGGCTCGGACGACCCTATCTCGTTCGGTTCACAGCGCCCGAATTTACCTCGCTGTGTCCGGTAACGGGCCAGCCCGACTTCGCGCATCTGGTGATCGATTATGCGCCGCGTGAGATGATCGTGGAATCCAAATCGCTAAAACTCTTCCTCAGCAGTTTTCGAAATCACGCCGCGTTCCACGAGGATTGCACTGTCGGCATCGGGGAGCGCCTGTTCGCCGAAATGGACCCTCACTGGCTGCGAATCGGCGGCTATTGGTACCCTCGCGGAGGCATCCCGATCGACGTTTTCTGGCAATCCGGCGAGCCACCCGTCGGACTTTGGCTTCCACCTCAGGATGTTCCGGGATACCGGGGGCGGGGATAG
- a CDS encoding acyl-CoA thioesterase, with the protein MTTTRTHHHNIGILPADIDFMGHVNNARYLGWVQDAVIAHWQKLAPPQVVAEHLWVALKHEITYRKPAFLNDDVIATVILQKVEGARAFYDTLIKRGEVVLAEVKSSWCCIDAKTLRPARVAKDTVTHFFGA; encoded by the coding sequence ATGACGACCACGCGCACGCATCACCATAATATCGGCATTCTTCCCGCCGACATCGACTTCATGGGCCACGTCAACAACGCGCGCTATCTGGGGTGGGTTCAGGATGCGGTGATCGCCCACTGGCAAAAGCTGGCCCCGCCTCAGGTCGTTGCTGAACACCTGTGGGTCGCGCTGAAACATGAGATCACGTATCGGAAACCGGCATTTTTGAACGATGACGTGATCGCCACTGTCATCCTGCAAAAGGTTGAGGGCGCGCGGGCGTTTTACGATACGCTGATCAAGCGCGGAGAGGTTGTGCTGGCCGAGGTAAAATCGAGCTGGTGCTGTATCGACGCGAAAACCCTGCGTCCAGCACGGGTCGCCAAGGATACCGTGACGCATTTCTTCGGCGCTTAG
- a CDS encoding helicase HerA-like domain-containing protein: MADDGIFIGTGGGQRQVLNLKRANRHGLIAGATGTGKTVTLQGIVEGFSNIGVPCFVADVKGDLSGLAMAGSPTSKTHESFAARAAEIGDTEWAYKDTPTQFWDLFGEQGHPIRATISEMGPVLLARLMDLNEVQEGVLTIAFHVADKEGLLLLDLNDLQSMLVHCAERADELTTTYGNVSKQSVGTIQRSLLQLRSQGAEHFFGEPALDMMDFIALDENGRGVVNILAADKLMASPKLYSTFLLWLLSELFETLPEVGDPDKPKLCFFFDEAHLLFDGAPKALLDKIEQVVRLIRSKGVGVYFITQNPIDIPDTVAGQLGNRVQHALRAFTPRDQAAVKSAAQTFRANPGVDVATIITELKVGEALVSLLQADGSPTPVERTLIKPPASRVGPITPQERAVMISTDAIGTKYDTLVNRESAEEILAAKSTAASAAAAETKAQGDAAKAAAAQAKIDAQTAKIDAQTQAIANREAARVQAVADRQAAIAAREAAKPTMLDGMMKSAARSVASSVGRQIGGKMGGQLLRGILGGLFR, translated from the coding sequence ATGGCTGACGACGGCATTTTCATCGGTACTGGCGGCGGGCAGCGACAAGTTCTGAACCTGAAACGCGCAAACCGGCACGGCCTGATCGCGGGCGCGACCGGCACGGGCAAGACCGTCACGTTACAGGGCATTGTCGAGGGTTTTTCGAACATCGGAGTTCCGTGCTTCGTCGCCGATGTGAAGGGCGACCTGTCAGGTCTGGCAATGGCCGGATCGCCCACATCCAAGACCCACGAAAGTTTTGCCGCCCGCGCCGCCGAAATCGGCGACACCGAATGGGCCTATAAAGACACGCCCACGCAATTCTGGGATTTGTTCGGCGAACAGGGTCACCCGATCCGCGCGACGATTTCGGAAATGGGGCCGGTTCTGCTCGCGCGCCTGATGGACCTGAACGAAGTTCAGGAAGGCGTGCTGACAATCGCGTTTCACGTTGCCGACAAGGAGGGGCTGCTCCTCCTCGACCTCAACGACCTCCAGTCGATGCTCGTTCACTGTGCCGAACGTGCGGATGAGCTGACCACCACTTACGGCAATGTTTCCAAACAGAGCGTCGGCACGATTCAACGCTCGCTCCTCCAACTGCGCAGCCAGGGAGCCGAACATTTCTTCGGCGAACCCGCGCTCGACATGATGGACTTCATCGCGCTGGACGAAAATGGTCGTGGCGTCGTCAATATCCTCGCCGCTGACAAGCTGATGGCGAGTCCGAAGCTTTATTCGACGTTCCTGCTCTGGCTGCTCAGCGAGCTGTTCGAGACGCTCCCTGAAGTCGGCGATCCCGATAAGCCGAAGCTGTGCTTCTTTTTCGATGAGGCGCATTTGCTGTTCGACGGCGCGCCCAAGGCGTTGCTCGACAAGATCGAACAAGTCGTTCGCCTGATCCGATCGAAGGGCGTGGGCGTCTATTTCATCACACAAAACCCGATCGATATTCCCGATACTGTTGCAGGCCAACTCGGCAACCGGGTCCAGCATGCTCTCCGGGCCTTCACACCGCGCGATCAGGCGGCTGTCAAATCGGCTGCCCAGACCTTTCGCGCCAATCCCGGCGTTGATGTCGCCACCATCATCACCGAATTGAAAGTCGGCGAAGCGCTGGTTTCACTGTTGCAGGCCGATGGATCACCTACCCCAGTTGAGCGTACATTGATTAAACCACCCGCCTCGCGCGTCGGGCCGATCACTCCCCAGGAACGGGCCGTGATGATCTCGACTGACGCGATCGGCACCAAATACGATACGCTGGTCAACCGCGAGTCAGCCGAGGAAATCCTCGCGGCGAAATCAACTGCCGCATCTGCAGCTGCTGCGGAAACCAAAGCCCAAGGAGATGCCGCCAAAGCCGCAGCCGCACAGGCCAAGATCGATGCACAAACCGCAAAGATTGATGCCCAGACTCAAGCAATCGCCAATCGCGAGGCCGCCCGCGTACAGGCCGTCGCCGATCGTCAGGCCGCAATTGCTGCCCGGGAAGCCGCCAAACCGACGATGCTCGACGGCATGATGAAATCGGCCGCACGGTCCGTTGCAAGTTCAGTAGGCAGGCAAATTGGTGGCAAGATGGGCGGCCAACTGTTGCGCGGAATTCTCGGGGGACTGTTCCGCTGA